The following coding sequences are from one Nicotiana tabacum cultivar K326 chromosome 1, ASM71507v2, whole genome shotgun sequence window:
- the LOC107818526 gene encoding uncharacterized protein LOC107818526, with amino-acid sequence MREHHHLQTPLKEHGNRRSKSISDQTKKPLKNVKKNLNSVFESQGAALSELSPKESIGSSLISSAATDDLNLLTESAAEDFLLIPENSPSSEAVDSRAELTPLSSTLTSDKYKECSGSNSSSGVPQSSDVKIGFVETEMAVKYLREAQMQLVNTTDVDVRYKKLLDAVVNTLVEEFYGLSEDKDWYNTLISKKFHVVTLAFLLWIIAVFIGLLFRSGGKQSFYGALPT; translated from the exons ATGAGAGAGCATCATCATCTTCAAACGCCATTGAAGGAGCACGGAAATCGCCGATCCAAATCCATCTCCGATCAAACTAAGAAGCCTCTCAAA AATGTTAAGAAAAACTTGAATTCTGTGTTCGAATCGCAAGGTGCCGCACTTTCTGAATTATCTCCCAAGGAATCGATCGGTAGTTCTCTGATTTCCTCTGCTGCTACCGATGATCTTAATCTACTCACTGAATCTGCCGCAGAG GACTTCTTGTTGATTCCAGAAAATTCTCCTTCATCAGAGGCAGTGGATTCTCGTGCTGAGCTGACTCCACTTTCTTCAACACTAACTTCTGACAAGTACAAAGAATGCAGTGGCTCGAATAGCAGTAGTGGAGTTCCACAATCAAGTGATGTGAAGATTGGTTTTGTTGAGACAGAAATGGCAGTGAAGTACCTAAGAGAAGCTCAAATGCAACTGGTGAATACAACAGATGTTGATGTCCGTTACAAGAAGCTTCTAGATGCTGTGGTTAACACTTTAGTTGAAGAGTTCTATGGATTGTCAGAAGACAAGGACTGGTATAATACACTCATCTCGAAAAAGTTCCATGTGGTGACCCTGGCTTTTTTGCTGTGGATAATTGCTGTTTTCATCGGATTGCTGTTTCGTTCGGGTGGAAAACAGTCTTTCTATGGAGCTCTACCTACCTAA
- the LOC107818525 gene encoding topless-related protein 1 has product MSLSKDLIFLILQFCNEENLTKTAHMLEQETGFFFDMEHFEHLVLSGSWDETENYLSSFTGVSDNKFSTKMFFEIRKQKFLEALDRQDRKTALDILLKDLKVFAPSNEELYKEMAQLLTLDDFREYAPLAQYGDIISARKLMMRELKLIIESNPQFKGRLRFPELNKSRLRRLINQSLNWQHMHCANPQLEPEIETLFTDHKCPGPEYQSVTPCEQRPRPSKTLSDAEPAFPQLLTSNSSIVTDDMVSATTSKAVQDSGNLYDVSSTRNMNEKVLATGVTCQKQAVSSSLSDDFPKAVRRVLNIGSSPTTMDFHPVQQTLLIVGNSFGGIELWDVSSEEKLFSRKFMLWKVEAVSTAFLVHINEDPLISVTRVLWSSDGSLFGVAYSKSIVQLYSYYSSNNHAEKHLEIEAHYGSVNDLAFSKPNNQLLLVTCGEDKLIQVWNTITGAKQYTFEGHGAPVYSLCAHAKENVHFIFSTSTNAEIKAWLFDNLGPRVSYEAPGNCCMRMLYSADGKRLFSCGTNKDRDSHIVEWNEAEGYIERNYTGVGKSSLGIIPFDISNNKYLAAGDAHVIKVWNVNDAQMLTVVDAGGDLPASPYIRFNKKGTLLAVFADHNRIKILANDCGRFLLQTSSDASRYLSDSIRKLASYSLGGPSNTSSTDGTVPPEKVADNLANMEPHRILGTQSISKVVQVSRCQFLRLPSEVKTNRVWRLMYTHAGNALLALVADGIHLLWRWSKSGSNLSGQTTTKSKPQLWQPRNGVSMTNSLPSSDKGAVSPCVTLSKNDSYAISASGGMVSVFNLLMFKKMKSFMPPEPAATCIAFHPSDNNVIAVGMDDSSIVVYNVRLDEVIIRLEGHSKRISGLAFSSLQPVLVSSGADSQIVVWDSLNWKRERSTLLQISADWIPTELSETFVQFHQDQEHFLVVHETQIAIYETTKLECVKQWIIKNFCARISHATFSCDCQWIYAVMKDGIVLILSASDLSPKFEIDPSTFLPSDFSAYVIPLVVAAHPQNPNQFALGLTDGGVVIIEPPESEGRWLVHKGDDNNDHTK; this is encoded by the exons ATGTCTCTCAGTAAAGACCTTATATTCTTGATATTACAGTTCTGCAACGAGGAGAATCTCACGAAAACTGCTCACAT GTTAGAGCAGGAGACAGGGTTTTTCTTTGACATGGAACATTTTGAACATCTCGTGCTCAGTGGCAGTTGGGATGAGACTGAGAATTATCTTTCAAGTTTCACTGGTGTCAGTGACaacaaattttctacaaaaatGTTTTTCGAGATTAGGAAACAAAAGTTCCTCGAGGCACTGGACAG GCAAGATCGTAAAACTGCTCTAGACATCCTTCTGAAAGATCTTAAAGTGTTTGCCCCGTCAAATGAAGAGCTTTATAAAGAGATGGCTCAGCTTCTGACTTTGGATGACTTCAG AGAATATGCTCCGCTTGCTCAGTATGGAGACATAATATCTGCTAGGAAGCTCATGATGAGGGAACTTAAGCTTATTATTGAATCAAACCCCCAGTTTAAGGGAAGACTCCGTTTTCCAGAATTAAACAAGTCAAGATTGCGCCGTCTAATTAATCAAAG CTTGAACTGGCAGCATATGCATTGTGCAAATCCTCAGCTTGAACCAGAGATCGAAACTCTCTTCACAGATCATAAGTGTCCAGGACCTGAATATCAATCGGTTACACCTTGTGAGCAAAGGCCAAGG CCTAGCAAAACCTTATCGGATGCAGAACCAGCTTTTCCACAGCTGTTAACTTCTAATTCTTCCATTGTAACTGATGACATGGTTTCTG CTACTACTTCGAAGGCTGTTCAGGATTCTGGTAATTTATATGATGTAAGCTCTACAAGGAATATGAATGAG AAGGTGTTAGCCACAGGTGTTACTTGTCAAAAACAGGCTGTCTCGTCTAGCCTTTCTGATGACTTTCCCAAGGCAGTCAGACGTGTTTTAAACATCGGCTCTTCTCCAACCACAATGGATTTTCACCCTGTTCAACAGACTCTTCTGATAG TTGGAAACAGTTTTGGAGGCATAGAGCTGTGGGACGTTAGTTCTGAGGAAAAGTTGTTTTCAAGAAAATTTATGCTCTGGAAAGTGGAAGCTGTTTCAACTGCGTTTCTG GTACATATAAATGAAGATCCGCTTATCTCAGTCACTCGAGTCCTATGGAGTTCTGATGGCTCTCTCTTTG GGGTTGCATACTCCAAAAGCATTGTTCAACTGTATTCTTATTATAGTAGTAACAATCATGCTGAAAAACATCTCGAG ATTGAGGCTCATTATGGCAGTGTAAATGATCTTGCATTTTCTAAGCCAAACAACCAACTTTTACTCGTAACCTGTGGTGAGGACAAGTTGATCCAG GTCTGGAATACTATAACTGGTGCTAAACAATATACTTTTGAAGGTCATGGAGCCCCTGTTTACTCTCTTTGTGCTCATGCGAAGGAAAATGTTCAT TTCATATTTTCAACATCAACTAATGCTGAAATAAAAGCATGGCTATTTGACAACTTGGGACCACGGGTTTCTTATGAGGCTCCTGGTAATTGTTGCATGAGAATGCTTTACAGTGCTGATGGTAAAAG GCTTTTTTCGTGCGGGACGAATAAAGATAGAGACTCACACATAGTGGAATGGAATGAAGCTGAAGGTTACATAGAAAGGAACTACACCGGAGTTGGCAAATCTTCTTTGGGTATTATACCATTCGACATCAGCAACAATAAGTATTTGGCAGCTGGAGATGCCCATGTAATCAAAGTTTGGAATGTAAATGATGCTCAAATGTTGACAGTTGTCGATGCTGGTGGAGACCTACCT GCAAGTCCATATATTCGATTCAACAAGAAAGGCACTCTATTGGCTGTCTTTGCGGATCATAACAGGATCAAAATCTTAGCAAATGATTGTGGCCGCTTTTTGCTTCAGACTTCGTCGGATGCCTCTAGATATCTATCAGATTCTATAAGAAAG CTTGCAAGCTATTCCCTTGGTGGTCCTTCTAATACTAGTTCAACTGATGGCACTGTCCCTCCG GAAAAAGTAGCAGATAACCTCGCAAATATGGAGCCTCACAGGATATTAGGGACTCAGAGCATCTCTAAGGTCGTCCAAGTTTCACGATGTCAATTTTTGAGGCTCCCTTCTGAAGTGAAGACAAATAGG GTATGGAGGTTGATGTATACTCATGCAGGAAATGCGCTTTTGGCCTTAGTTGCAGATGGTATTCATCTGCTCTGGAGATGGTCGAAAAGTGGTTCTAATTTGAGTGGCCAG ACGACAACAAAATCCAAACCTCAACTATGGCAACCACGGAATGGTGTGTCGATGACCAACAGTCTTCCTAGCAGTGACAAAGGAGCAGTTTCACCTTGCGTAactttaagcaaaaatgattCTTATGCAATTTCGGCATCAGGAGGAATGGTTTCTGTGTTCAATCTTCTCATGTTTAAG AAAATGAAAAGTTTCATGCCTCCTGAACCTGCAGCAACGTGTATTGCTTTCCACCCGTCTGATAACAATGTGATTGCTGTAGGGATGGATGATTCTTCAATTGTTGTCTACAATGTCCGTTTGGATGAG GTCATAATCAGGCTTGAGGGACATTCTAAAAGGATTAGTGGACTTGCCTTCTCTAGCCTACAGCCTGTGCTTGTTTCTTCAGGAGCAGACTCTCAG ATAGTGGTGTGGGATTCTCTAAACTGGAAGAGAGAGCGAAGTACATTGTTGCAGATCTCTGCTGACTGGATTCCGACAGAACTATCAGAGACCTTCGTCCAATTTCACCAAGATCAGGAACATTTCCTTGTTGTTCATGAGACTCAAATTGCAATCTATGAAACAACGAAACTAGAATGTGTGAAGCAG TGGATCATCAAAAACTTCTGTGCGCGAATTTCACACGCGACATTCTCCTGTGACTGTCAGTGGATATATGCCGTTATGAAAGACGGGATCGTTTTGATACTTTCTGCTTCAGATCTCTCTCCCAAATTTGAGATAGATCCTTCTACTTTCCTTCCTTCTGATTTCAG TGCTTATGTGATCCCTCTTGTGGTTGCTGCTCATCCTCAAAATCCGAACCAGTTCGCTTTGGGTTTAACAGATGGTGGAGTAGTCATTATTGAACCTCCAGAATCTGAAGGTAGATGGCTCGTGCATAAAGGCGATGATAATAATGACCATACTAAGTAA